One genomic region from Chelmon rostratus isolate fCheRos1 chromosome 11, fCheRos1.pri, whole genome shotgun sequence encodes:
- the LOC121614321 gene encoding D(1C) dopamine receptor-like codes for MPWEAITEVTGTWLFGRFCGVWIAFDIMCSTASILNLCIISVDRYWAIASPFKYERKMTHRVAFVMIGVAWTLSILISFIPVQLNWHQAGEEEEVVEVMASSSRNFTNSTNFNASTVAKSCVANLNKTYAISSSLISFYIPVVIMIATYTRIYRIAQTQIRRITSLERAAEQAQNQGHGMNRNQQQQHRPNDEASLKSSFKKETKVLKTLSIIMGVFVFCWLPFFVLNCTVPFCDPPCVSDTTFTVFVWFGWANSSLNPVIYAFNADFRRAFATILGCNHICSNNAVEAVNFSDELVSYHHDTTLHKEALVPAQPQQHPRAITVGSDRLEDVSAQFDEESIISNGSQSRDRLLLLPATVRLEDDPEISLETITPFTAVARLESDALIPGQVHQEASD; via the coding sequence ATGCCCTGGGAGGCCATCACAGAGGTGACTGGCACGTGGCTGTTTGGGCGGTTTTGCGGGGTTTGGATCGCCTTTGACATCATGTGCTCCACGGCCTCCATCTTGAACCTTTGCATCATCAGCGTGGACCGCTACTGGGCCATCGCCAGCCCCTTCAAGTACGAGCGCAAGATGACTCACCGGGTGGCGTTTGTCATGATCGGGGTGGCGTGGACGCTGTCCATCCTCATCTCCTTCATCCCAGTGCAGCTTAACTGGCACCaggccggagaggaggaggaggtggtggaggtgatggcctccagcagcaggaactTCACCAACAGCACCAACTTCAACGCCAGCACCGTCGCCAAGAGCTGCGTCGCCAACCTGAACAAGACCTACgccatctcctcctccctcatcaGCTTCTACATCCCAGTGGTGATCATGATCGCCACCTACACCCGCATCTACAGGATTGCTCAGACCCAAATCCGGCGGATCACGTCTTTGGAGAGGGCGGCGGAGCAGGCACAGAACCAAGGCCACGGCATGAACcggaaccagcagcagcagcaccgacCCAACGACGAAGCCTCACTGAAGTCTTCGTTTAAGAAGGAAACCAAAGTCCTGAAGACACTCTCCATCATCATGGGGGTGTTTGTCTTCTGCTGGCTGCCGTTCTTCGTCCTGAACTGCACCGTCCCGTTCTGTGACCCCCCCTGCGTCAGCGACACCACCTTCACCGTCTTCGTCTGGTTTGGCTGGGCCAACTCCTCCCTCAACCCCGTCATCTACGCATTCAACGCGGACTTCCGCCGGGCCTTCGCCACCATCCTGGGCTGCAACCACATCTGCTCCAATAACGCGGTGGAAGCTGTGAACTTCAGCGACGAGCTCGTCTCTTACCACCACGACACGACGCTCCACAAGGAGGCGCTGGTCCCCGCGCAGCCGCAGCAACATCCTCGCGCCATCACCGTCGGGTCCGACCGCCTGGAGGACGTGAGCGCGCAGTTTGACGAGGAGTCGATCATCTCCAACGGTTCGCAGAGCCGcgacaggctgctgctgcttcctgccacCGTCCGGCTGGAGGACGACCCCGAAATCTCCCTGGAGACGATCACGCCGTTCACCGCGGTGGCGAGGCTCGAGAGCGATGCTCTGATACCAGGACAAGTCCACCAGGAAGCATCGGACTGA